Proteins encoded in a region of the Streptomyces violaceoruber genome:
- the aldO gene encoding alditol oxidase: protein MSDITVTNWAGNITYTAKELLRPHSLDALRALVADSARVRVLGSGHSFNEIAEPGDGGVLLSLAGLPSVVDVDTAARTVRVGGGVRYAELARVVHARGLALPNMASLPHISVAGSVATGTHGSGVGNGSLASVVREVELVTADGSTVVIARGDERFGGAVTSLGALGVVTSLTLDLEPAYEMEQHVFTELPLAGLDPATFETVMAAAYSVSLFTDWRAPGFRQVWLKRRTDRPLEGFPYAAPAAEKMHPVPGMPAVNCTEQFGVPGPWHERLPHFRAEFTPSSGAELQSEYLMPREHALAALHAMDAIRETLAPVLQTCEIRTVAADAQWLSPAYGRDTVAAHFTWVEDTAAVLPVVRRLEEALVPFAARPHWGKVFTVPAGELRALYPRLADFGALAGALDPAGKFTNAFVRGVLAG, encoded by the coding sequence ATGAGCGACATCACGGTCACCAACTGGGCCGGCAACATCACGTACACGGCGAAGGAACTGCTGCGGCCGCACTCCCTGGACGCGCTGCGGGCCCTGGTGGCGGACAGCGCCAGGGTGCGGGTGCTGGGCAGCGGGCACTCCTTCAACGAGATCGCCGAGCCGGGCGACGGGGGTGTCCTGCTGTCGCTGGCGGGCCTGCCGTCCGTGGTGGACGTGGACACGGCGGCCCGTACGGTGCGGGTCGGCGGCGGTGTGCGGTACGCGGAGCTGGCCCGGGTGGTGCACGCGCGGGGCCTGGCGCTGCCGAACATGGCCTCGCTGCCGCACATCTCGGTCGCCGGGTCGGTGGCCACCGGCACCCACGGTTCGGGGGTGGGCAACGGTTCGCTGGCCTCGGTGGTGCGCGAGGTGGAGCTGGTCACCGCGGACGGTTCGACCGTGGTGATCGCGCGGGGCGACGAGCGGTTCGGCGGGGCGGTGACCTCGCTCGGCGCGCTGGGCGTGGTGACGTCGCTCACACTCGACCTGGAGCCGGCGTACGAGATGGAACAGCACGTCTTCACCGAGCTGCCGCTGGCCGGGCTGGACCCGGCGACGTTCGAGACGGTGATGGCGGCGGCGTACAGCGTGAGTCTGTTCACCGACTGGCGGGCGCCCGGTTTCCGGCAGGTGTGGCTGAAGCGGCGCACCGACCGGCCGCTGGAGGGTTTCCCGTACGCGGCCCCGGCCGCCGAGAAGATGCATCCGGTGCCGGGCATGCCCGCGGTGAACTGCACGGAGCAGTTCGGGGTGCCGGGGCCCTGGCACGAGCGGCTGCCGCACTTCCGCGCGGAGTTCACGCCCAGCAGCGGTGCCGAGTTGCAGTCGGAGTACCTGATGCCCCGGGAGCACGCCCTGGCCGCCCTGCACGCGATGGACGCGATACGGGAGACGCTCGCGCCGGTGCTCCAGACCTGCGAGATCCGCACGGTCGCCGCGGACGCGCAGTGGCTGAGCCCGGCGTACGGGCGGGACACCGTGGCCGCGCACTTCACCTGGGTCGAGGACACGGCGGCGGTCCTGCCGGTGGTGCGGCGGCTGGAGGAGGCGCTCGTCCCCTTCGCAGCCCGCCCGCACTGGGGGAAGGTGTTCACCGTCCCGGCGGGCGAGCTGCGTGCGCTGTACCCGCGGCTGGCCGACTTCGGGGCGCTGGCCGGGGCGCTGGACCCGGCGGGGAAGTTCACCAACGCGTTCGTGCGCGGGGTGCTCGCGGGCTGA